One genomic segment of Manduca sexta isolate Smith_Timp_Sample1 unplaced genomic scaffold, JHU_Msex_v1.0 HiC_scaffold_1021, whole genome shotgun sequence includes these proteins:
- the LOC115455902 gene encoding uncharacterized protein LOC115455902 → MDKYLVSMATNISTLKTITWDRPWLYLLSEAVSSLWSGCRVILVAPPRMAAVCTLFLDLCAQVGLHPYVTLTFSEKTPSISDVEGGCIGIVSETADLDSAVHAFVSSTTRYPWSLKALLIQESVYEEFQRALEWKCNVNGSDEQRLCPQLQQASADVQVAGGKIFLLDYMGRDVKHPKLHPVLVSAYRTTKELLSIMSKIQGEPIRVAVVLRRCASARDSLLSLYSMRLDQQLRSVQWASANFQCSPAVGRPRYNNMF, encoded by the exons ATGGATAAGTATTTAGTCTCTATGgccacaaatataagtactttgAAAACGATAACATGGGACAGACCATGGCTGTATCTCTTGTCTGAAGCGGTCTCGTCTCTATGGTCGGGCTGCCGAGTGATCCTCGTGGCGCCGCCGCGGATGGCCGCTGTCTGCACCCTGTTCCTTGATCTATGCGCACAAGTTGG GCTTCATCCATATGTAACATTGACGTTTAGTGAGAAGACACCGTCTATATCAG ATGTGGAAGGAGGATGTATAGGCATTGTGAGTGAGACGGCGGATCTGGATTCGGCGGTGCACGCGTTCGTGTCCTCAACTACACGC TATCCGTGGAGTTTGAAGGCCCTCCTGATTCAGGAGAGCGTGTACGAGGAGTTCCAGAGAGCGCTTGAATGGAAGTGCAACGTGAACGGCTCGGACGAGCAACGACTCTGTCCCCAGCTGCAGCAGGCGAGCGCCGACGTGCAAGTTGCCGGGGGAAAGATTTTCTTATTGGACTACATGGGCCGTGACGTCAAACATCCCAAATTACACCCTGTGTTAGTCAGCGCTTACAGAACCACCAAAGAACTACTTTCGATCATGTCTAAAATACAAGGCGAACCCATTCGTGTCGCTGTGGTCCTGCGACGCTGCGCAAGCGCACGAGATAGCCTTCTCTCTCTCTACTCCATGCGTTTGGATCAACAATTACGCAGTGTTCAATGGGCCAGCGCAAATTTCCAATGCTCTCCCGCTGTTGGGCGGccaagatataataatatgttttaa